From a single Clostridium isatidis genomic region:
- a CDS encoding DEAD/DEAH box helicase: MLKQGDTIRGVQFPETVEIKHFEKVSEDYYLIEALGRESQRFYELMIDKNEILALEKLNSSEEQQVQLTASELQHFLQFKNFLIEEKYSESRALGGRNLMPLPHQIEAVYGRFLQMPKLRFLLADDPGAGKTIMAGMLIKELLARKLLQRVLILVPPLVLTQWQNELYEKFGLSFDIITRETLKSRRHNPFAENNFCLASMFWVIREDVKVLLSEADYDLVIIDEAHKLAAYTHGKVKKKVTRTKLYQLGESLLRQVENCLLLTATPHKGDAENFRHLMSLLDYDIFANVSARESLKDKSNPFIVRRLKENLKNFDGTPLFPKRTTKTIEYNLSDKEKELYEEVTDYVRFYFNKAMNNGNNSTAFAMMLLQRRLSSSIEAIYLSLKRRSERLKELLNVTLEERKKLLKSTEEAEVEQYEEEDYGTQEKLETLMEKAIINIDLDELRVELEVLEGLIEKAEVLKFSSVERKYEELEKTLFGEEGLLNKGEKILIFTESVDTLLYLEGKLLNHVDIIAKITGKYSIEERRKQVELFRGACKIMLATDAGGESINLQFCNQMINYDIPWNPNKLEQRMGRIHRIGQNNEVFVFNLVAKNTREGEVMTRLLDKMEQMREDLGTDLVYDFIGEVLEDNDFDLPTLMQQAVLNREKLESVLINMDKVLSEEHKKLLEFYKKEKIDEEAIDLTSLRREQYELSVEHTPVRVYSNFSKNILTKKRVRLSETNDNKIIRIDRLPKFIKDFAKKNKINLQDNLESYKFTAHKALEAEEVALINQDHPLFKLSIELTRAEYEKIAFDRCMIKYPCKDSLSVEIYQVGIGDGTGKELISKVFYFAKRSNGKIESLDTYWLQGFNFSGDCIQLDKVESKEALAYVYKELAELKKI; encoded by the coding sequence ATGCTGAAGCAGGGGGATACAATTAGAGGAGTGCAATTTCCTGAAACTGTAGAAATTAAGCATTTTGAAAAGGTAAGTGAGGATTATTATTTAATTGAAGCCTTAGGAAGAGAAAGTCAAAGATTTTATGAATTAATGATAGACAAGAATGAAATTCTTGCCTTAGAAAAGTTAAATTCTTCTGAAGAACAGCAAGTTCAGTTAACAGCCTCAGAACTTCAACATTTTCTTCAATTTAAAAACTTTCTAATAGAAGAAAAGTACTCAGAGAGCCGAGCTCTTGGAGGAAGAAATTTAATGCCTTTACCTCACCAGATAGAAGCGGTTTACGGAAGATTTCTTCAAATGCCCAAGCTGCGCTTTTTATTAGCAGATGATCCTGGTGCTGGAAAGACAATAATGGCTGGGATGCTTATAAAGGAACTGCTAGCAAGAAAACTGCTACAACGTGTTTTAATATTGGTTCCTCCACTTGTATTAACCCAGTGGCAAAATGAACTCTACGAAAAGTTTGGTTTAAGCTTTGATATTATTACAAGGGAGACTCTAAAAAGTAGAAGACATAATCCTTTTGCAGAGAACAATTTTTGCTTGGCCTCTATGTTCTGGGTTATTAGAGAGGATGTAAAGGTACTTTTAAGTGAAGCTGATTATGATTTAGTTATAATTGATGAGGCTCATAAACTAGCAGCTTATACTCATGGTAAAGTAAAGAAAAAGGTAACTAGAACAAAACTCTATCAATTAGGTGAAAGCTTACTTAGACAAGTAGAGAATTGTTTGCTATTAACTGCAACTCCACATAAGGGGGATGCCGAAAATTTTAGGCACCTTATGAGTTTGCTGGACTATGATATCTTTGCAAATGTGTCTGCAAGAGAGTCTTTAAAGGATAAAAGTAATCCTTTTATCGTTAGAAGACTTAAAGAGAACTTAAAAAATTTTGACGGTACACCTTTGTTTCCTAAAAGAACAACTAAAACTATTGAATATAACTTATCTGATAAGGAGAAAGAGTTATACGAAGAGGTTACGGATTATGTAAGGTTTTATTTTAATAAGGCGATGAATAATGGCAATAATAGTACTGCTTTTGCAATGATGTTGCTCCAAAGAAGATTAAGTTCCTCAATAGAGGCTATCTATTTATCCTTAAAACGTAGAAGTGAGAGATTGAAGGAACTTCTTAATGTAACTCTTGAGGAAAGAAAGAAATTATTGAAATCTACTGAGGAAGCTGAAGTTGAACAATATGAGGAAGAAGACTATGGTACTCAGGAAAAGTTAGAGACTTTAATGGAGAAGGCTATAATAAATATTGACCTCGATGAGTTGAGAGTAGAATTGGAAGTATTAGAAGGCTTAATTGAAAAAGCAGAAGTGCTTAAATTTTCCTCAGTAGAAAGAAAGTATGAGGAACTTGAAAAAACTCTTTTTGGTGAAGAGGGCTTACTAAATAAAGGTGAGAAAATACTTATTTTTACTGAATCTGTGGATACACTGCTATATCTTGAAGGGAAGCTCCTTAATCATGTAGATATAATAGCTAAAATTACCGGTAAGTATTCTATTGAAGAAAGAAGAAAACAAGTGGAACTTTTCAGAGGGGCTTGCAAGATTATGTTAGCTACTGATGCTGGTGGTGAGTCTATAAATCTGCAGTTTTGTAATCAGATGATTAACTATGATATTCCTTGGAATCCTAACAAATTAGAGCAGAGAATGGGTCGTATACATAGAATAGGTCAGAACAATGAGGTTTTTGTCTTCAATCTTGTAGCAAAAAATACAAGAGAGGGAGAGGTTATGACCAGGCTTCTTGATAAGATGGAACAAATGCGAGAAGATTTAGGTACAGATTTAGTCTATGATTTTATTGGTGAGGTTTTAGAGGATAATGATTTTGACTTACCAACCTTGATGCAGCAAGCAGTTTTAAATAGGGAGAAGCTAGAGTCTGTGCTTATTAATATGGATAAAGTGCTTTCAGAGGAACATAAGAAGTTATTAGAATTTTATAAGAAAGAAAAAATTGACGAGGAAGCTATCGATTTAACAAGCCTAAGAAGAGAGCAGTATGAACTTTCTGTAGAACATACACCTGTAAGAGTTTACAGTAATTTCAGTAAAAATATTTTAACTAAAAAAAGAGTACGTCTTAGTGAAACTAATGATAATAAAATTATTAGAATAGATAGACTGCCAAAGTTTATAAAAGACTTTGCAAAAAAGAATAAAATTAACCTTCAGGATAACCTAGAGTCCTATAAATTTACTGCGCATAAAGCCCTTGAAGCAGAGGAAGTAGCATTAATTAACCAAGACCATCCTTTATTTAAACTAAGTATAGAACTTACAAGGGCTGAGTATGAAAAGATTGCCTTTGATAGATGTATGATTAAATATCCCTGCAAAGATTCACTCTCAGTGGAGATTTATCAAGTTGGGATAGGTGATGGAACTGGAAAAGAATTAATTAGTAAAGTTTTTTATTTTGCTAAGAGAAGTAATGGCAAAATTGAGAGTCTAGATACCTATTGGTTACAAGGATTTAATTTTAGTGGAGATTGTATTCAATTGGACAAGGTTGAAAGCAAGGAAGCTTTAGCTTATGTTTATAAAGAACTTGCAGAATTGAAAAAAATATAA
- a CDS encoding DUF6079 family protein, whose amino-acid sequence MKYSELIHFEPVESIVQLRETSQQDYAFNLIDTYVISDRMAELIDEVIIEQLQFEKPADNKGLLVVGNYGTGKSHLMSVISTIAETEGTSDRINNARVAKRAKEIEGKFKVIRSEIGATTMTLRDFICEEISYQLQEMGIDFTFPPMDKVRSNKDAFVEMMGKFNEMYPEQGLLVVVDELLDYLRTRRTQELILDLGFLRELGEICRFTRFRFISGVQEMLFDNPKFQFVAEQLRRVKERFEQVNIVREDIAYVVTQRLLKKDEKQKAIIREHLQKFTKFYDKLNERMEEYVSLFPIHPSYISTFEKVIVAEKRVILKTISNEMKKLLNTEVPEDRPGLISYDSYWQYIEADTSLKSNPDIREVMTKSKILQDRIENAFTRPTYKTVALRIVYALSVNRLTTGDIYTKLGVTSEELRDGLFLFHPSVADEDGDFLRTSIESILKEILKTVSWQFISFNDANGQYYIDINKDIAVDDLIEQRAESLVGDQLDRYYFEVLEQLTERSKNTYITGYRIWTYELPWWTCKVTRQGYLFFGAPNDRSTAQPPRDFYIYMLQIFEVPKFKDENKADEVFFKLKVKDESFIRSLKFYAGSREMAASAPSGTKNLYEEKAKEYLQRLTRWLRDNFLSAFEVTYKGVTKKVVEGTKALPPQASVKEIIDNVAATYLSSNFDEKYPLYPHFSKLNTVMTKDNRPVYLQEAIKYLAGNKTKSGAAILEGLVMLQEEKVKLDNSGFAKWVTDILEAKGQGQVVNRDELIEVIYTMQGTEDVELVKELKIEPELFAVVLVALVYNGDIVLTINGTQYDAMKLDQLVKLSITDIINFSHIKRPSGLPMPALKALFELLDLAEYMLQQQNLNYGVIQLNEKVNKLLNEVVITLQTVKTGIPCWEGTVLNVAEQQQYSELLSKLKTFLEALLVFNAPAKLNNFKFTIEEIKEQKAGLDLLEKVKRLQQKVNEAQGLANYILTASQHLASDHEWQEEALIALEDLLEAIKKETGYQTELVRVQDIKKKYQDIYLELHSKARLNAADDSRKTALMNDKRLSALRQLATIELLPKAHFESLVKNITALKTCWSLTKVQLDTQAYCPSCKFRPKDEVVFKGDRLSNYEEQLQTMLEQWTELLLNNFKDKEVKANISLLSPVQQNLTKELLDKGEFTLPIDNKLIEAIKLLLQGIEKVEIKIEELKELMGKGSPMTVEDIRFRFEQMLKQKVGTNQTSRVRIMLEHEQKQ is encoded by the coding sequence ATGAAATACAGTGAATTGATTCATTTTGAACCTGTTGAGTCTATAGTTCAGTTAAGAGAAACCTCTCAGCAGGATTATGCTTTTAATTTAATTGATACTTATGTAATATCAGACAGAATGGCAGAACTAATAGATGAAGTAATTATTGAACAATTGCAATTTGAAAAACCTGCAGACAATAAAGGATTATTAGTAGTTGGTAACTATGGTACAGGTAAATCACACTTAATGAGTGTTATTTCTACTATTGCTGAAACTGAGGGAACCAGTGACAGAATTAATAATGCCAGGGTAGCTAAAAGAGCAAAGGAAATAGAAGGTAAGTTTAAAGTTATACGCTCTGAAATTGGTGCTACTACTATGACTTTAAGAGATTTTATCTGTGAAGAGATAAGTTATCAGCTTCAAGAAATGGGAATAGATTTTACTTTTCCACCTATGGATAAGGTAAGAAGTAATAAAGATGCCTTTGTAGAGATGATGGGTAAATTCAATGAAATGTATCCAGAGCAAGGGTTACTTGTAGTTGTGGATGAGTTACTAGATTATTTAAGAACAAGAAGAACACAAGAACTAATACTAGACTTAGGTTTTTTACGTGAGCTAGGTGAAATTTGTAGGTTTACACGCTTTAGATTTATTTCTGGTGTTCAGGAGATGCTTTTTGATAATCCAAAGTTTCAGTTTGTGGCTGAGCAATTAAGAAGAGTTAAAGAGCGTTTTGAACAAGTTAATATAGTAAGAGAAGATATAGCTTATGTTGTAACCCAAAGACTCTTAAAGAAGGATGAAAAGCAAAAGGCAATTATAAGAGAGCATCTTCAAAAGTTTACTAAGTTTTATGATAAGTTAAATGAAAGAATGGAAGAGTATGTTTCGTTATTCCCTATCCATCCTTCCTATATATCAACCTTTGAAAAGGTAATAGTGGCAGAAAAAAGAGTAATACTTAAGACGATTAGTAATGAAATGAAAAAGCTACTGAATACCGAAGTGCCTGAAGATAGACCAGGTTTGATTTCTTACGATAGCTACTGGCAATATATTGAGGCAGATACCTCTTTAAAGAGTAATCCTGATATTAGAGAAGTAATGACTAAGTCAAAAATTCTACAGGATAGAATTGAAAATGCTTTTACTAGACCAACTTATAAGACTGTTGCTTTAAGGATAGTATATGCTTTATCAGTAAATAGGTTAACTACTGGTGATATTTATACTAAGCTAGGTGTTACTTCAGAAGAATTAAGGGATGGATTATTTTTGTTTCATCCTAGTGTAGCTGATGAGGATGGTGACTTTCTTAGAACTTCAATAGAGTCTATATTAAAAGAAATATTAAAAACTGTTAGCTGGCAGTTCATATCCTTCAATGATGCTAACGGTCAGTATTACATAGATATAAATAAGGATATAGCTGTAGATGATCTTATTGAACAAAGAGCAGAAAGTTTGGTAGGAGATCAGCTAGATAGATATTATTTTGAGGTGCTAGAGCAGTTAACAGAAAGATCTAAAAATACTTATATAACTGGCTATAGAATATGGACTTATGAACTACCTTGGTGGACCTGTAAAGTAACTAGACAAGGTTATTTATTCTTTGGAGCACCAAATGATCGTTCAACTGCACAACCACCAAGAGACTTTTATATATATATGCTTCAGATTTTCGAAGTTCCTAAATTTAAAGATGAGAATAAGGCTGATGAAGTATTCTTTAAGCTAAAAGTAAAGGATGAAAGTTTTATTCGTTCACTAAAATTTTATGCTGGAAGTAGAGAAATGGCAGCCTCAGCTCCTTCAGGAACAAAAAATTTGTATGAGGAAAAAGCTAAAGAGTATCTACAGAGACTTACTAGGTGGCTTAGAGATAATTTCTTAAGCGCCTTTGAGGTTACCTATAAGGGAGTGACTAAAAAAGTGGTTGAAGGAACTAAAGCTTTACCACCACAGGCAAGTGTTAAAGAAATAATTGATAATGTAGCTGCTACATATCTATCCTCAAATTTTGATGAAAAATATCCGCTATATCCTCATTTTTCTAAACTTAACACTGTTATGACTAAAGATAATAGGCCAGTATATCTTCAAGAAGCTATAAAATATTTGGCTGGAAACAAAACTAAGAGTGGTGCAGCAATATTAGAAGGTTTGGTAATGCTTCAGGAGGAAAAGGTGAAGCTTGATAATTCTGGCTTTGCAAAATGGGTAACTGATATTTTAGAAGCAAAAGGTCAAGGGCAAGTAGTAAATAGAGATGAACTTATAGAAGTTATCTATACTATGCAGGGAACAGAGGATGTTGAATTAGTAAAAGAATTGAAAATTGAACCTGAATTATTTGCTGTTGTACTTGTTGCCTTAGTTTATAATGGAGATATTGTGCTAACTATAAATGGAACTCAATATGATGCTATGAAGCTAGATCAGCTTGTGAAGTTATCTATAACTGATATTATTAATTTCAGCCATATTAAAAGACCGAGCGGACTTCCTATGCCTGCCTTGAAGGCACTTTTCGAGTTGCTTGATTTAGCTGAATATATGCTTCAGCAGCAGAATTTAAACTATGGAGTAATTCAACTGAATGAAAAAGTAAATAAGCTGCTTAATGAGGTTGTTATAACCCTACAGACTGTAAAAACTGGTATACCTTGTTGGGAGGGAACGGTTTTAAATGTAGCAGAACAACAACAATACAGTGAACTTTTAAGTAAGTTAAAAACTTTCCTTGAAGCTTTACTTGTGTTCAATGCACCAGCAAAACTGAATAATTTTAAATTTACAATTGAAGAAATTAAGGAACAAAAGGCAGGGTTAGATTTACTTGAGAAAGTTAAGAGACTACAACAAAAAGTAAATGAAGCTCAAGGGCTAGCTAATTATATTCTAACTGCTTCACAGCATTTGGCTTCTGACCATGAGTGGCAGGAAGAAGCTTTAATAGCTTTAGAAGATTTGTTAGAAGCAATAAAGAAAGAAACAGGTTATCAAACAGAACTTGTTAGGGTTCAAGACATAAAAAAGAAATATCAAGATATTTACCTGGAGCTGCATAGTAAAGCACGCTTAAATGCTGCTGATGATAGTAGAAAAACTGCTCTTATGAACGATAAAAGACTTTCAGCACTTAGACAGTTAGCTACTATTGAATTACTACCTAAAGCTCATTTTGAAAGTTTGGTAAAGAATATTACAGCTTTAAAAACCTGCTGGAGTCTTACAAAGGTTCAGCTTGACACTCAGGCTTATTGTCCATCTTGCAAATTTAGACCTAAAGATGAGGTAGTATTCAAGGGAGACAGACTTTCAAACTATGAAGAACAACTACAGACTATGTTGGAGCAATGGACAGAGTTATTGTTGAATAACTTTAAAGATAAAGAAGTAAAAGCAAATATAAGTTTATTAAGTCCTGTGCAACAAAACTTGACCAAAGAGTTATTGGATAAAGGCGAATTTACCTTGCCAATTGATAATAAATTAATTGAGGCAATAAAGCTATTACTTCAAGGAATAGAGAAGGTAGAAATAAAAATAGAAGAATTAAAGGAGTTAATGGGAAAGGGAAGCCCAATGACAGTAGAGGACATAAGATTCAGATTTGAGCAAATGCTAAAGCAGAAAGTAGGAACTAATCAAACAAGCAGAGTAAGAATTATGCTTGAGCATGAACAAAAGCAATAA
- a CDS encoding DNA methyltransferase — translation MAKEYTEQLELFEDKSSKEGPVTCLGMTFESDEARRSYFTEELRKKLPELREIEGFPIGEDEDILALSDPPYYTACPNPFINDFINVWENEKKELNEGYEEEYHRQPFAADVSEGKNDPIYTAHSYHTKVPHKAIMRYILHYTNPGDIVLDAFSGTGMTGVAAQFCEDKKYIESLGINVLENDDIVDGEGAVSSKVGKRNSILYDLSPLATHISSTFNSSINLNEFQRYALKLIEDVNQKYGWMYLTNHTLENKTSINLGSEVVKGEINYVVWSEVFICPNCQEEVIFWDVAVDLENENVKDSFYCKKCNSNLTKDNMDRAFEVKFDELSKKTYKQVKRVPILINYSVGSKRYEKRPDQDDLKLISTIEEFQTDIFYPTNNLINGDEIGRLSALGIEYTFQFMSRRNNIIIGELLNQIKKSKFSKIGLFLLTASIPNLTWMYRWRANKKGGTTSGTYYICSTPQENNPLNQVSRKLMDIMKALNNGRVPVISTQSSSNLNIKKNSVDYIFTDPPFGANLMYSELNYLWESWLNLYTNNEREAIVNRFQGKKLDNYKELMRDCFENMYYVLKPGRWMTVAFSNSQASVWNAIQESIENAGFIIANVAALDKKQLSFKALTTTTAVKQDLVISAYKPSEQMFIEIKEGSNNEISVWSFIRNHLQQLPIFIGSKGNAELIVERTPRVLFDRMIAYYVRNGYSVPISSAEFQSGVVQRFPVRDGMVFLENQVAEYDKKRILAKEFVQMSLYVSDENSAIEWLRQQLMKKPQTRQDLHPNFMKELQHISKYEKLPELDTLLEQNFLKYDGIGPVPSQIHAYLSTNFKDLRELSKEDPKLQQKAKDRWYVPDPNKQADLEKLREKSLLREFNSYVEEIGKSKKKLKQFRLEAIRAGFKKAWGEKDYKTIVEVGGKIPENVLQEDDKLLMYYDNAQIRLGM, via the coding sequence ATGGCTAAAGAATATACTGAACAGCTAGAACTATTTGAAGATAAATCTAGTAAAGAAGGACCTGTAACATGTTTAGGTATGACCTTTGAAAGTGATGAAGCTAGAAGATCATATTTTACTGAGGAACTAAGGAAAAAGCTACCTGAATTAAGGGAAATTGAAGGATTTCCAATAGGTGAGGATGAAGATATCCTCGCCTTGTCAGATCCTCCATATTATACAGCGTGTCCTAATCCGTTTATAAATGATTTTATAAATGTTTGGGAGAATGAAAAGAAAGAATTAAATGAAGGTTATGAAGAAGAATATCATAGACAACCTTTTGCAGCAGATGTGAGTGAAGGCAAGAATGATCCCATATATACTGCACATAGTTATCATACTAAAGTTCCACACAAAGCAATAATGCGATATATTTTACATTATACTAATCCAGGAGATATAGTCTTAGATGCTTTTTCAGGAACTGGTATGACTGGTGTTGCTGCACAATTTTGTGAGGATAAAAAATATATTGAAAGTCTTGGAATTAATGTTTTAGAAAATGATGATATAGTTGATGGCGAAGGAGCAGTAAGTTCAAAAGTTGGAAAAAGAAACTCGATTTTATATGATTTATCGCCATTAGCTACTCATATTTCATCGACTTTTAATAGTAGTATAAATTTGAATGAATTTCAAAGATATGCATTAAAATTAATTGAAGATGTAAATCAAAAATATGGATGGATGTATTTAACTAATCATACTTTAGAGAATAAAACGTCCATAAATTTAGGTAGTGAAGTTGTAAAAGGAGAAATAAATTATGTAGTTTGGAGCGAAGTATTTATTTGTCCAAATTGTCAAGAAGAAGTAATATTTTGGGATGTTGCAGTAGATTTAGAAAATGAAAATGTTAAAGATAGTTTTTATTGTAAAAAATGCAATTCCAATTTAACTAAAGATAATATGGATAGAGCATTTGAAGTGAAGTTTGATGAATTGTCTAAAAAAACATATAAGCAAGTAAAACGTGTACCTATTCTAATAAATTATAGTGTAGGTTCTAAAAGGTATGAAAAAAGACCTGATCAAGATGATTTGAAACTGATTAGCACTATTGAAGAATTTCAAACAGATATTTTTTATCCTACTAATAATTTAATTAATGGAGATGAAATAGGAAGGTTATCAGCACTTGGAATAGAGTATACATTTCAATTTATGTCAAGAAGAAATAATATAATTATTGGTGAATTATTAAATCAAATTAAGAAATCAAAGTTTTCGAAAATTGGGTTATTTTTGCTCACGGCATCTATACCAAATTTGACTTGGATGTATAGGTGGAGAGCCAATAAAAAAGGAGGAACAACATCTGGAACTTACTACATATGTTCAACTCCCCAAGAGAATAATCCTTTAAATCAAGTAAGCAGAAAATTGATGGATATTATGAAAGCATTAAATAATGGAAGGGTACCAGTAATTTCAACACAATCTTCATCAAATTTGAATATTAAAAAGAACTCAGTAGATTACATTTTTACTGATCCACCATTTGGAGCAAATTTAATGTATTCAGAATTAAATTATCTATGGGAGTCCTGGCTCAACTTATATACAAATAACGAACGTGAGGCAATAGTTAATAGGTTTCAAGGAAAAAAATTAGATAATTATAAGGAATTGATGAGAGATTGTTTTGAAAATATGTATTATGTGTTAAAACCTGGAAGATGGATGACGGTTGCATTTAGTAATTCACAAGCTAGTGTTTGGAATGCTATTCAGGAATCAATTGAAAATGCTGGATTTATAATAGCTAATGTAGCTGCTCTTGATAAAAAACAGCTTAGTTTCAAAGCTTTAACAACTACAACTGCAGTCAAGCAAGATTTAGTTATATCTGCATATAAACCATCAGAGCAAATGTTTATTGAGATTAAAGAAGGAAGTAATAATGAAATTTCTGTATGGAGTTTCATAAGAAACCATTTGCAACAACTACCTATATTTATAGGTAGTAAAGGTAATGCAGAATTAATAGTTGAACGTACACCAAGAGTTTTATTTGATCGAATGATAGCATATTATGTGCGAAATGGATATAGTGTGCCAATATCTTCAGCAGAATTCCAATCTGGAGTAGTTCAACGTTTTCCAGTGCGTGATGGAATGGTATTTTTAGAAAATCAAGTCGCTGAATATGATAAAAAAAGAATTTTAGCTAAAGAATTTGTTCAAATGAGTTTATATGTTTCAGATGAAAACTCTGCAATTGAATGGTTAAGGCAACAGCTTATGAAGAAACCTCAGACAAGGCAAGATTTACATCCAAACTTTATGAAGGAACTACAACATATTTCTAAGTATGAAAAACTTCCAGAACTTGATACATTATTAGAACAAAACTTTTTAAAGTATGATGGAATTGGTCCTGTGCCAAGTCAGATACATGCATATTTAAGTACAAACTTCAAGGATTTACGTGAACTTAGTAAAGAAGATCCTAAGCTCCAACAAAAAGCAAAGGATAGATGGTATGTACCTGATCCAAATAAACAAGCGGACTTAGAAAAACTTCGTGAAAAATCTCTACTTAGAGAGTTTAATTCTTATGTAGAGGAAATAGGAAAAAGTAAGAAGAAGCTAAAGCAGTTTAGGCTTGAAGCTATTAGAGCTGGTTTTAAGAAGGCTTGGGGAGAGAAAGATTATAAGACTATAGTTGAAGTTGGAGGAAAGATACCTGAAAATGTACTTCAGGAAGACGATAAACTATTAATGTATTATGATAATGCTCAAATAAGGCTTGGCATGTAG
- the pglZ gene encoding BREX-3 system phosphatase PglZ produces the protein MLLFGEPIPVLSFIADPDGLLKDNELEKRLKDKNITVVEYREPIFFRYIYERKYSKLVEAKKINLAVICEAEVLNSIPYDLLVKGVGRHISVGDLFPSLSPTIVRALDKEELDLLYEVYKDYSSSNSDSATLEFVLKKLYGFHYEFIKTKEELIKFLLSKHYKNKDYPEIINNYIIDKLSSINTIKELPLKELLTSSNYFYNYLQEAWGAFIVELVKTGTQIQESELVTTIEKDKVFFFDTDVRLLLDNLFAEGKLEAVKVEAKGALPGWTEFGVVVDYAGAEKSKLVEKIFHLSEKLSSKMAYRDWIDSAYIYADIIKKNLEINEGEDEELNNNLKQLQLQIDKSFQEWLVINYEGLVNRPYLPQPVMLQHIPHYLASKKAKKIALVVLDCMSLLQWSQIKDSMKDFFEFEENGVFAWIPTITSISRQAIFAGELPVYYSKSINTTSKESNYWQLFWENQGILKFYVDYKKIVNTLDSEDEIISFKANNKVLAVVIDTFDEFVHSATQGYKGIQAEISIWLKKGYLKELFERLLEQNYELYIVSDHGNRECRGVGKITEGILAYTRGERLRLYNSKVLRDEAAEKYKALAWDSAALPEGMYPLLAKAGEAFVAEGKTVVSHGGMSIEEVIVPFIKIVGKNKKEN, from the coding sequence ATGCTGCTGTTTGGAGAACCGATTCCGGTTCTCTCTTTCATTGCAGACCCTGATGGGTTATTAAAAGATAATGAGCTTGAAAAAAGACTAAAAGATAAAAATATTACAGTAGTAGAATATAGGGAGCCTATATTTTTTAGATATATCTATGAGAGAAAATATAGCAAGCTTGTAGAGGCTAAGAAAATAAATTTAGCAGTAATCTGTGAAGCAGAGGTTTTAAATTCTATTCCTTATGATCTTTTAGTTAAAGGAGTAGGAAGACATATAAGTGTTGGAGATTTATTTCCAAGCTTATCACCAACTATAGTGAGGGCTTTAGATAAAGAGGAACTTGATCTTTTGTATGAGGTTTATAAAGACTATAGTAGTTCTAATTCTGATAGTGCTACCCTTGAGTTTGTTTTAAAGAAGTTATATGGGTTTCATTATGAGTTTATTAAAACTAAAGAGGAACTAATAAAATTTCTCTTATCAAAGCACTATAAAAATAAGGATTATCCTGAAATCATAAACAACTATATTATAGATAAACTTTCAAGTATAAATACTATAAAAGAATTGCCGCTAAAAGAACTACTCACGTCTTCTAATTATTTTTATAACTACTTACAAGAGGCTTGGGGAGCTTTTATCGTGGAGTTGGTTAAAACAGGAACACAAATACAGGAAAGTGAACTTGTAACAACAATTGAAAAGGATAAAGTTTTTTTCTTTGATACTGATGTGAGATTATTACTCGATAACCTGTTTGCTGAGGGAAAGCTTGAAGCAGTAAAAGTAGAGGCAAAAGGAGCTCTTCCAGGCTGGACAGAGTTTGGTGTAGTAGTTGATTATGCTGGAGCTGAAAAGAGTAAGCTGGTTGAAAAGATTTTTCATTTGTCTGAGAAACTCAGTAGTAAAATGGCATATAGGGATTGGATAGATTCGGCTTACATTTATGCTGATATAATAAAAAAGAATTTAGAAATCAATGAAGGGGAAGATGAGGAACTAAATAATAATCTAAAGCAATTACAGCTGCAGATAGATAAAAGTTTTCAAGAATGGTTAGTTATTAACTATGAAGGTTTGGTAAACAGACCATATTTGCCACAACCGGTTATGCTTCAGCATATTCCTCATTATTTAGCTAGTAAAAAAGCTAAGAAGATTGCTTTAGTTGTTTTGGATTGTATGAGTTTGCTCCAATGGTCTCAGATAAAAGATAGTATGAAGGATTTTTTTGAATTTGAAGAAAATGGAGTGTTTGCTTGGATACCAACTATAACTTCTATATCAAGGCAAGCTATTTTTGCTGGAGAACTACCAGTGTATTATTCAAAGTCAATTAATACTACTTCAAAGGAGAGTAATTATTGGCAGCTATTCTGGGAGAATCAGGGTATATTAAAGTTTTATGTAGATTATAAAAAGATTGTTAACACTTTAGATAGTGAAGATGAAATAATTTCTTTTAAAGCTAATAATAAGGTGCTTGCTGTGGTTATAGATACATTTGATGAATTTGTTCATTCAGCAACACAAGGTTACAAGGGCATACAGGCTGAAATAAGTATTTGGCTTAAGAAAGGCTACTTAAAAGAACTGTTTGAAAGGTTATTAGAGCAAAATTATGAGCTTTATATTGTTTCAGATCATGGAAATAGAGAGTGTAGAGGTGTTGGAAAAATTACAGAGGGAATTTTAGCTTATACAAGAGGTGAACGCTTAAGGTTATATAACAGTAAGGTGCTACGGGATGAAGCGGCAGAAAAGTATAAGGCCCTAGCCTGGGATAGTGCAGCTCTTCCTGAAGGAATGTACCCACTATTGGCTAAAGCTGGAGAGGCTTTTGTAGCAGAAGGGAAGACAGTTGTTAGTCACGGTGGAATGAGTATAGAAGAGGTAATTGTACCTTTTATAAAAATCGTAGGAAAAAACAAAAAGGAGAATTAA